From the genome of Blautia hydrogenotrophica DSM 10507:
TTTCCGTGGATAGAGTACAGATAATGTACTTCCACTCGGTAATCTTCATCACTTTGCACATACACTACCTGATAGTAATACGCTGTCAGCGGCGAATGATTCTGAATGTGGCAAAACCGCTCAACCATCTCCTCCTCGGCCTGCTCAGACAGCTTCCGGTGGTTTGGAGAGGCATAACGAATAAAAGGATGATAGCACAGGAAAATCTGAAGTACATACGCCAAAACTAACCCCAAACAAAAAAACATGATTTTTTCACGCAGGCTCTTCTTTCTCCTCTTCCATATTTTTGAAACCACAACAGTGAATCCCAACGAGAACACAGACAGCACAAACCCATAATAAAGCCATGCATATAAGATTTCACCTTTCCACATAAAACACCTCAACTGACAAAATCCGTGTCTGAATTAAAATTCCACTGCCATATATCATAAGCACTTTCAGATACCCAATTCATATCTTCACTTATCCCTAAAGATCTAATCGGATCATGTTCTTCTGCAAATACACTCCATTCACCATGCCCAATAAAACGGTACCCTCTTTGCGCTGTTACACGAAAACGACCATCATTAGGATAACCTTGCCTCTCATTTCCATCAAATCTGGCTCTAAAATAATAGTTGACTCCTGGTTCTAAATTTGTAGCGTCATCAACTCCTACACAAAAATTAACCTCACAATCTGAATCCCCAAAAGATGTATCTAGATACTCAGAGGGTTGATTTGTGAAATAATCAAAGTCTGATGATGTATCTATATAACTATATCCACAATCTGCTTCATAAATTTCATCCATCGTATCTGGATTATAATTATAAAATGTTATTTCCATTTCCAATGCTTCATTATCATCAAACGCCAGATTTCCCAGTTCATCTTCCGAATAACAATAGGATAATTCTACTTGATGCTTACGCATACCAGAAAATAAACCTTCATTAAAAACCACGTTTACTTTTCCTGGAAACCATTGATATCCTGATTCATATCTATTATTTCCATCCCCGTAATGTGGAGAACTTAGGGTTGGTACGCACCGTGTATTTTTATTGGTTCTAGAATCATGTAACAAAATCATGTTAGCATAATTTATATGATATTGTTCATTTATACCATATACCTCTTTTGATATATCCAATAAATCGGCAGGCTCTATCTGTTTAATTACCTCAGGAGTAACTTCTATTACTTCTTTAAGGTCTTGTAAGTCAATTATTTCGTTAGTTCTAGCGCTATTTTCTTTTGTTTCAATACAGTATAACCTTACGTTTTCATTTTAATTTCAGTTCCATACATTTCAATTAATTCTTCTATAATACTATCTACTCTTTGGTTTAAAGCATCCATCAAAAATTCCTGTTGAAATACTAGACCTACCTTTATTATTTCATCTCCAATGAGAATTTCAAATACTACTTGTTTTATACAATCTTCTAATAACGTAATATTTTTCATCTCGCTATCAGAATTTCTTAAAACATTTCCATTAAAATAATATTGTCTCTTTACCTCGCCTGACTCCCAAAATGAATTATCTTCTGTATACAATTTCTCATCAATATTTTCTTTATTCGCACCTTCTGCCTGTACACCTTCTATACAAAATATATTCATTAACACAGCCAACATAATAGCTGATATAATCTTCTTTCTCATAAAACCCTCCATTTCAATTCTTTAACCTCGATGATATAATTAACGTAAACTTTCTATTTTACCTTCATGATCTTTCAGTCCTCATAAGAGCCAAAAGCCTTCTCCCCGTTCACTATCCGGTACGCTCGCATTGTAGTAATAAGTCTGGTCAGATTTCAGGTTAGTGTTGGTGTAAGAAGTCCTACTTCCTTTCCCAAGCTGGGCCGCATTGGGCCACGCATATATGATTTCACCTTCCACATAAAGCACCTCAATTGTAAACGATCTTTTGTTTATTAATACAAAGCTTCCTGATATGAGCGCTCAGACCCATACCAGGAATACTTTGCATTCCATATATAACCGGCAATAGCCTTACATCTGCTTTTGCAGAATTATTTCACCTTCACGGTCTTCCAGTCGGAATAGGAACCGAAGATCTTCTCACCATTTACCGTGCGGTATGCCCGCATAGTGTAGTAGTACGTCTGCCCGGATTTCAGGCCGGTGTCGGTGTAGGAAGTCGTGCTTCCCTTTCCGATCTGGGTCACATAGTGCCATGCCCCATTCTCGGAAGTCTTATAATAGATACGATATCCGCTGGCTCCGTTTACCTTATTCCATTTCAGCGCCGCCTTCTTGCTTCCCGCTGTGATCTTCGTAATCACGGATTTCTTAGGCACTGCCTTGCCGGTCTTTCCAGCCGAATAAGCACCGTAGACCTTGGTTCCGTTCACATTCCGGTAAGCTCTCACATAGTAGGTATAAGTCTGCCCGGTGGTGACTGACGTGTGCACATAGGAGGTGCTGCCGGTCTGGGTGGCATATTTCCATGCGGAGTTCCCCACTTTATAGTAGAGACGGTATCCGTCGGCACCGTCCACCTCATCCCAGGTCACTTTAATGCCGTTATAGCCCCAGGTTTGAGTCTTGCTGACAGAACCCTTGCCCAGCGCTGTCTTCGCCGTCACGTCAGTCACATACTTGCTGTATACCGGCTCTCCCCAGGTCTTGCTGGCCGCTTTTACCGTATAGTAATAAGTAATCCCTGTCTCTGCAGTTTCGTCCACATAGGACAGCTCTGACAAATCCTGAATCCAGGCGATACGCTTGAAGGTCTGTCCTTTCGTCTTGCGGTAGACATAATAGCTCTTTGTGTCCTCGTAGGGTTCCCAGCTGATCTTGACGCTGTGGTAGGACAGAGCCTCCGCCTTCACCGCCGGCTTGCCAGTGATAAACGCCTGATATGCCTCTTTCATCTGCTCATAGGTCTCGCGGGCCTTCACCAGAGTCTCATAGTTCGTCACCAGCTTCTGGTCTTTCTCAGAGAGGGCCTCATAGGCTTTCTCCGCCTCTGCGATCGCTTTCTCAGAATCCAGCGTCACCTCTCCGATGGCGTCGATCTTATCCATCACTTCCTGGATCTCTTCTTTCGCCTGCGCATCCTTCAGTTCTTCCAGAGCTTTCTCCGCCGCCGTCAGCTTCTCGTAGTTCGTCACTTTCTCTTTCTGCTCTGCGCTCAGGGCTTCATAGGCTTCTCTCGCCTCCTGAATCGCGCCCTCTGACTCCAGCGTCACCTCTCCGATGGCATCGATCAGATCTACGACTTTCTGCGCGCTCTGATTCTCTTCCTCCTCCAGTGCATCCATCAGCTCCCAGTAATTGCTGACATAATTCCTGAGTGTAGGGTCTTCAAAACCGGCCACCGCCGTGTCGTAGGTCTCCTTCGCGCTGACTAAAGCCTCATAGTAACCATCTTCACCTTTCTTGGCCACTGCCGCGTCGATGGTATCTTTCAGGGACTGAATCTGCTCTTTTTGCTCCTCGGTAAACTCTGGACGCATGTCGTAGAGGCTGCGCATACCGTTCAGATATCTCCAGGCAGCGATCATGCCATAGTTCGCCTGGTCTGTGGCCATGTAGTTCCAGCCGCTGCCTAGCAGATGCTCATAGCCGCCGGTATCTACCGCAAAATTCTGAATCGCATCGATCAAGGTCACCCCATTTTTGATAAAGCGCTCGTCCGTCAGTGGATCTCTTCCATAGCTTCCCCGTTTTCCACGTATTCCGTCTGCAGCCCGTATTCCCGGCAGTAGCTGTCCACCTTAGAGCCTCTCTTGCACCGTATTTTCGTACTCTTATTGGTAATCCATTCTCCGATGAATTCCGGGTCGTGGAGGATTTCCACGACCCGGAGACGGTTGCATCCGTGAAATGCCCATTTCTCGATTCTTCTCACGCTGGGAGGAATCTGAACGGCCGTCAGATTGTTGCACTTAAAAAACGCGCTGTTTCCGATAATCTGCAGCTTTGGCGGCAGCCTCAGCTCCTTCAGCCCTGTGAAATAAAAGGCTTCCTCCTCGACGGCCAGCAGCTCCTCCGGAAATTCCAGTTCTTCTAACTGCTTGCACCGGTAAAAGGCCCGCCTCCCGATCTTTCTCAAACCTCTGGGAAGCTGCAGAAAAACCAGGCTTGCACATTCCCGAAAACACTCTTCTTTCAAAATCCGTATCTCACAGTCTTTGGGAAAGACTGCCGTGCACAGCCGGGTACACTCCCGAAAGGCCTCACCGTCCATACGTTTCAGCGAGTCTGGAAAACGAACCTTGCGAAGATGTACATTCTGTGCAAAGCATCCCTGCATCAGAAATTCTACGGTCTCAGGAAAAAGCAATTCTTTTTCCAGGCTGCACTTTCGAAACGCATTTTTTCCGATGAATCTGCACTTGGGCGGAAACTTCACTCGTCTTAGCTTTACGTCGTTTAGAAACGCCTCATTGCCGATGTAAAGATATTTCTCCGGAATCGTGACACACTTTTCTTTTCTCCCTCTTGGTCCTCCCGTGTATATCACATCCAGCTTATGCATTTTCAACCACAGTTCATTTGAAAATTTCCTCTTCATGCATCACCTATCCCCTGACAGAAGAAGTTCTGTCTCAATATAAAAAGTCGATGAATTTCATCCGCAGCTTCTGTCTGATTCCCACCGTATGTAAAATACGGCTCTGAAGGTCATGGACCACAGCCTCCGTCTCCTGTCGTTCCATGGACGTGATCTCTGCGTCGCTGTAGGCGCTCAGCTGAATCACATCGATCGCTCTTTGATACCGCTGGGAAAGCTCTTCCCCGAACTTCTCCTCCAAGGTCTCCCGAACCTGGTATCTGGAGCCGTTTCCATCCCACAGCTTCACATAGCAGAGCCACCGGACCATATACTGCCCCAGCAGACACACCGCTCTTCGATGGTCCGCCTGCCTGATTTCTCTTAGGTAGGTTCTCAGCCTCCATCTTCGCACAATCACATAGCCGACCAGTGCCAGCAGCGCCAAGAACACCAGAATCAAAGCACCTGCCAGGAGCCATTTTTTCCAGTCATGGTCTTTGGACTTTGTCTGCTCCTCCGGCACATCCGGCGTCTTGTCTTGGACATTCTGCGACTGTCCGTCTTCTGCACTTCCTTCCTGTCCTTCATCGCCGATTCCGCCGTCAGCGACAATCTCATAGTCCGGCCTTTCCATCACATCAAAGTATGGAGGGGTCACTTCCATCGGTACCCAGCCGATTCCGTCCTGATAAATCTCCACCCACGCATGGGCCTGCTTGCCGGTGATGCTGATCTCCTCGTAGTCCTCGGTATCTGCCACCAGCTTTGGAGTCACCAGATAACCTTCCACATACCTCGCTGGGATTCCCAGATAGCGGTACATCATCGTGGCCGCTGTCGCATAGTGCACTGAATAGCCCTGGGAGCGGACTTCCAGCAGATTCTTTAGAAAGTCTCCAGACTGAAGAGGGGTGATCTTCTCCGAATACTTCAGATTTTTATTCAGATAGGCGGTAATCAGCGTATTCGCCTCCTCATAGGAGGCATGATTCTGTCCGCTTCTGCGCTCCACATTCAGGTGCGCTCCCAATAGAAGCTCTGTCTCCAGCGGAATCTCCGTATACTGCTCATAGACGAAAGAATTGTAATAGCTCTCATCCTCTGTGTAAGTCTTGAATTCCTCGCTGTCTTTTTCGCTGTAAAAACCAGATGCGATCTGCGGGTACTGCTTCACCAGATTTCCCGCTGCCTGATAGGTGTACACACGACTCCCCATGAATTTCTCTGACTGAAGTCTCTCGTCGCCCACATTCCGTACATCTTCCAGAGATTGTGGCTCTGTCATAAGCTCGTAGGGCGTGTACAGATATTTGCTGTTCCCATTGACATTCTGCACTGTGACCTGTACGCTCTCCTCCTTCTTGTCCGGGTTCTCCAGCCCATAGAGCGTGGCCATCTGCGTCAGCCCGTTAAAATCAGTCCTGTGAAGCCAATAGAACAGTTCTCTCTTTTCATACAGCTCTTTTCCCTCGGTCTCTTCCCATCCGGTGGACGTGTATGTACTGCCAATAAAACCTCTCAGATACATGGATGTGGGTTCATCCATCACCACTTTCAGAGCTTCTTTATCCGTCAGCTTCAGGTCGCCTAACTTATCAAACTGCCCCTGGTTAAAGGAGCTGACCGGCTCTTTTTCATAGCGCAGCTCCTGTATGGTAGCCTGCACCTTCTCCTGGAGCCCTGACACGAAGCCCAGCTTTTGGTATCCGGATTTTGATACGGCCACCTGCAATAGAACTGCCGCCCCGACAAAGAATACCGCTGTCCACACAGCCACCTGCAAAAAGGCCCCACTGCTTCCCACAGTGGCGTTGGTTTTTTGTCTGGAACCTCTCAGGAAGGAGGTATTCATCGTCAAAATGGCCCCCAGTAGCAGGATTAAGATGGGCCAACTCTTCGCTCCCATCCCGCAGACCAGCGCCAATATTCCCACCGGCAAAAGCAGCAGAAACAACACGCCATTTTTCTTGCTCTCCGTTACGCTATAACAGACAGCCGCCAGAAAAATCCCACAGATACCGGTAAACAGCTGATAACAAAGCGGCTGTACATCCGTGGCGGCCGACACCTGATAACCCTCCAGCAGAATTTCCGTGTGCTGGCCCAGAGCCTTCGTCGCATCGTTGCAGGCCAACAGGAGGCCCTGGTAGACCGGCGTCTGTTTTCCCAGTATCAGCCCCAGGGTCACCAGAAACAAGACCCCGGTGATCACGTATCCGCACTTTCGTATCCTTCCGCCCGCCAAAAGCAAAAGAAGCAAAACCACGCCCGGCAGCACCGCCCACCAGGTATAGCTGGGAAGTTCAAACACAGACAGCAGGGACCAGGCCGCTCCCAGATACAAAAGCAATACCGGAGCCGACAGATTGACTGCTGTCCATATTCGGTTCTTCCCTGCCGTATGTTCTCTGACAGAGATATGCAGTCCGGAATTTCTTTCTCTCTTTTGTCTCGTCTTACTCATAGTATTTTATCCCTTTAGACAAGCAGCTGATACAGTGACTCTTCCATGGTATCTGGAGAGAACACCGTATACTCGCCTGCCGTATTTTCCTTTCCATCTTTGCCCTCACGGCAGTGAAGCACACAGACCGAACAGAATTCCATCATTCTCTTTAACTCTTCCCCTGGCTCCTGTGCCGTCACATAGACGATATGGGCAAAGGGTTTCTCGATATATTCCCTCAGATAATAGTGCAGACTGCTGTAATCATTTCTGCCCGAAGCCAGCGCCAGCAGCCCGCCGATCATCCCTGTCAGATCGTCCTCTGAGGCAACATTCTCACAGCAAAACCGCTCCTTCTCCTGGTCATACCAGCCCAGCGCGTGAACATGGCCGCCTCCTGCCAAGGCCTGTGACACCGACAGAAACGCCTCCATCATCGCGCTGCGCACCCGGGCGGACTCCCGGCGTTTCCCCAAAATTGCAGTCTCATAGATCAGCAGAATGGAATTCTCGATGGGAAGACTCAGCTCTTTCACATAGAGATCATCCATCTTTCCCGAGAGTTTCCAGTGAATATTTTTCAGGCTGTCCCCGGGCAGATACTCCCGGACGCCGAAAATCTCACTGGGATCGTCGCCTCTTTTCACACTGGAATAAGTCACACTCTCCCAGTTTGCCGTATCGCTGTCGGTGACTGTCACCTCCATCTGAATGATATCTGGTAGAATTACCACGTGACTCTTCTCCCCTGGCCTGAGCACAACCTTCCAAAGACCGAAGACATCACTACAGCTGATGGTCTCCAGAACGACCCGGATATTTCCGCAGTACTCACTGGACAGCCCCCACTCCAGCTGCTGGGTCTTCTTCGCTGAGACCGAACAGTACACGTCCTGTCTCGCTTTCTCCCCCGTCAGACGGTTCTGAAACACCAGATGACAGCCCAGTCTGGGGAGAGGCAAGAATCCATGGTTTTCCACGCAGAGACTTCCCTTCGCCTCCTGCCCCTTCCCGGCGATGTCCTTGATCTGAAAATAACAGTGAATCTGTCTTTTCTCCGTCAGCAGCCAAAGTCCGCTGACGAGAGGCAAAATCACACTGACTGCAACCAGAAAACAGGCAATCCAGGAATCTGACCACAGATACAGAAGCAGCGAGGCCAAAAGCCAGACGATATAATAGACTCTGGATTTTATCATCCTCGTTCCTCCCTACACAAGCTCAGCCGCCTTCGTCTCTCTCACGATCTCGCCGATGATCTCCTCTGCGCTGGTATTCGATACCTTTGCACGGGGATGCAGAATCACCCGGTGCGCACAGACACTGACGAAGATCTCCATTACGTCCTCTGGAACCACATAGTCCCGCCCTTTCACGTAGGCGGCCGCCTTCGCCATATTGTTCACAGCCAACGC
Proteins encoded in this window:
- a CDS encoding leucine-rich repeat domain-containing protein, with protein sequence MKRKFSNELWLKMHKLDVIYTGGPRGRKEKCVTIPEKYLYIGNEAFLNDVKLRRVKFPPKCRFIGKNAFRKCSLEKELLFPETVEFLMQGCFAQNVHLRKVRFPDSLKRMDGEAFRECTRLCTAVFPKDCEIRILKEECFRECASLVFLQLPRGLRKIGRRAFYRCKQLEELEFPEELLAVEEEAFYFTGLKELRLPPKLQIIGNSAFFKCNNLTAVQIPPSVRRIEKWAFHGCNRLRVVEILHDPEFIGEWITNKSTKIRCKRGSKVDSYCREYGLQTEYVENGEAMEEIH
- a CDS encoding transglutaminase-like domain-containing protein; its protein translation is MSKTRQKRERNSGLHISVREHTAGKNRIWTAVNLSAPVLLLYLGAAWSLLSVFELPSYTWWAVLPGVVLLLLLLAGGRIRKCGYVITGVLFLVTLGLILGKQTPVYQGLLLACNDATKALGQHTEILLEGYQVSAATDVQPLCYQLFTGICGIFLAAVCYSVTESKKNGVLFLLLLPVGILALVCGMGAKSWPILILLLGAILTMNTSFLRGSRQKTNATVGSSGAFLQVAVWTAVFFVGAAVLLQVAVSKSGYQKLGFVSGLQEKVQATIQELRYEKEPVSSFNQGQFDKLGDLKLTDKEALKVVMDEPTSMYLRGFIGSTYTSTGWEETEGKELYEKRELFYWLHRTDFNGLTQMATLYGLENPDKKEESVQVTVQNVNGNSKYLYTPYELMTEPQSLEDVRNVGDERLQSEKFMGSRVYTYQAAGNLVKQYPQIASGFYSEKDSEEFKTYTEDESYYNSFVYEQYTEIPLETELLLGAHLNVERRSGQNHASYEEANTLITAYLNKNLKYSEKITPLQSGDFLKNLLEVRSQGYSVHYATAATMMYRYLGIPARYVEGYLVTPKLVADTEDYEEISITGKQAHAWVEIYQDGIGWVPMEVTPPYFDVMERPDYEIVADGGIGDEGQEGSAEDGQSQNVQDKTPDVPEEQTKSKDHDWKKWLLAGALILVFLALLALVGYVIVRRWRLRTYLREIRQADHRRAVCLLGQYMVRWLCYVKLWDGNGSRYQVRETLEEKFGEELSQRYQRAIDVIQLSAYSDAEITSMERQETEAVVHDLQSRILHTVGIRQKLRMKFIDFLY
- a CDS encoding DUF58 domain-containing protein codes for the protein MIKSRVYYIVWLLASLLLYLWSDSWIACFLVAVSVILPLVSGLWLLTEKRQIHCYFQIKDIAGKGQEAKGSLCVENHGFLPLPRLGCHLVFQNRLTGEKARQDVYCSVSAKKTQQLEWGLSSEYCGNIRVVLETISCSDVFGLWKVVLRPGEKSHVVILPDIIQMEVTVTDSDTANWESVTYSSVKRGDDPSEIFGVREYLPGDSLKNIHWKLSGKMDDLYVKELSLPIENSILLIYETAILGKRRESARVRSAMMEAFLSVSQALAGGGHVHALGWYDQEKERFCCENVASEDDLTGMIGGLLALASGRNDYSSLHYYLREYIEKPFAHIVYVTAQEPGEELKRMMEFCSVCVLHCREGKDGKENTAGEYTVFSPDTMEESLYQLLV